TAGAGGAACCTTACACTAAAAAAACGTATCCCGTAAAAGGGAAAATCACCGTTGATGGCAAAGCCCCCGGATCCCCGATTCAAATCAACTGCGTCAATAAGGGTGAAGTTGATATGGAACACCCTACGCTATCAAGAGGCTCAAGCGATAACGATGGTATCTTTGAACTTTCAACTTATACAACCGGTGATGGCCTTCCTCCCGGCGAATATGCTCTGACTTTTGTCTGGAAGAAATTCGATTTAGTGAACCGTGGCTACAGCGGACCGGACAAGCTGAAAAAACGCTATGATTCACCACAGAAGTCAAAAATAGAATTTTCTGTTAAAGAAGGCGATGAAGTTGATCTGGGTGTCATCGAACTGACCACCAAATAAATCTTCCCGCAATCATCGACTTAACAGTCGCACCAGAATGACTCAACCAGGCGGCCCTAAATAGTTGCCCGCCACTCCTGCTCATAGACCGGACGTAAAACATGTTGTATAGAACCTGCATTCTCCTGTTAATTCTCAGCTTCAATTTGGTACTCCCTGCAGCGGAAAATGTAAACCTCCGCACCAGACCGGTAGAAGCGAAAGAGGTTCCCGAGGCTTTCTTTAACTATATCCAGAAAGAAGAGCCAGAATACAAATGGGAAATCCATGACTCACTGTCCCACGACGGCGTGACAGCCTACCCTGTAGAGCTGACTTCACAAACCTGGCAGGGACACACCTGGAAGCACTGGCTTTACATCTTTGAGCCCGATCAGGTTCGGATTAACAACAAGGTTCTGCTGTTCGTCACAGGGGGCAGCAATGGCTCGCGCCCCAACGAAAAACGACTCAAACCCGCCTTCCTGCTTGCCAAAACTACCGGAGCCCGCATCGCCTTACTGACACAGGTCCCCAACCAGCCCTTGTTTGATGGCAAAAAAGAGGATGACCTGATCACCGAAACCTGGCTGCAATACCTGAAAACGGGAGACGAAAACTGGCCGCTGCTGTTTCCCATGGCCAAAAGTGCCGTCAAGGCTATGGACGCCATTCAGGAAATTGCGCGCGAGCATCGAAATATTGAGATCGACGGCTTCGTCATTACCGGGGCATCCAAGCGCGGCTGGACCAGTTGGCTCACCCCCGTTGTAGACAAACGGATCATCGCCACAGCACCAATCGTGATCGATACCCTGAATTTCCGCAAACAGATGAAACATCAGATTGCCACCTGGGGAAAATACAGCGTTCAGATTATTGACTACACCAGCAAAGGCCTGATCGTTGAAGGGGTCGAATCCCCTCGGGAAAAACACCTGCGACTCATGATGGACCCTTATACCTACCGCCATCAGCTCACACTTCCCAAACTCCTCGTTAATGGCACCAATGACCCTTACTGGGTCGTCGACGCCATGAAGTTTTACTGGTCGGATCTGGTCGGTCCCAAGTACATTCTACAGGTCCCCAACGCAGGACATGACCTGGGGAATGGGGTCGAATACGCCCTGCAAACCATTGCAGCATTCTTCATCCATGCAGCAACGGGTCAGGAACTGCCGAACATAAGCTGGGACAACAGCAATGATTACGAACTAACGCTGACTTGTGACAGCAAACCGACTCGGGTCCGCATCTGGAGCGCTTACTCTGACGATAAGGATTTCCGTGACGCCCAATGGTCATCACAAGACGTTGCCCCGGAAGACAATGGCTATCTGGCTGAAATAAACAAACCAGATAAGGGGCATGTTGCCTACTACATGGAAGCCATCTACCACATCAATAATATCCCTTATTCACTCTGTACTATCACTACCGCGAAGTAATCCAGGCTGGATTCGAGAGGGGGAGGTCCTTTTTCAAAATCTTAAAAAGAAGGTTTACTTTTCATCTATCAGTTTCTTCAGTGAATGGTAAGATTAGGTCAAAGGATAGACCCAAATCCAGTATGCTGATGGAACGATTTTAACTGGTGGTGAAAGGAACAACCACATGAAAAGTAAACCCCTCCCCCGCACAGACCAACCGCATCCTGCAAACACAGCTTCCCGCATTGCTCCCCGTAACTTCGAAGCGCCACACGCACTCGAATGCGAGATCAAGCACGCGCTGGCCATCGATTCCGATGTCTGCCTGAACTCTCTGGTCGTACGACGCACCAAAAATGGTGTCTGCCTGGAAGGTGTGCTCGAGTTCGATGACGAATGCCCGGATCTCAGTAAGCGAATTCAGGCACTGACCGGGGTAGAAGAAGTCATCAACCACATGGTGATGAAACGCCGCATGCCTATCCCCCCCAAAGGCTGATAAACCCCTGCTGCACAGAGGCTTCAGAACGTCAGGTCAGAGAGCTGCCTGCGCACACGTTTCCTGCACGTCTCCGATTTCACGAAAAAATGCTGAAATTCCTCTGTGCGCCGTTTTCAAGTTCTGATAAGTTTCGCGAATCAACCTCGCTGTTTTCGGCGTCGTCAGCTTTGATTCACGTCTTCAATCATGACCATGATTATCGGCGCCCGGACAAGCCTTTTACCGTCATCATTTTCGATCCAGCTGCTGCCTGATTCAGGATGAAGCAGGGCACCAGTTGCAGGAACTTATTGAAGCACTTATCAGTAGCAGGAAGGCCACTATGAGTCTCAATCAACCCCCCAATCAGGACTTAATGGTTCAAATTCGCTGGCTTATCCGCAGAGATATGCCAGAGGTTCTCCGTATCGAAGAAGAAAGCTTTGAGTACACCTGGTCTGAAGAGTACTTTCTCAGCTGCCTCCGCCAGCGGAACTGCATCGGAATGGTAGCCGAACACAACCATCAGATCGTTGGATTCATGATTTACGAACTGCATAAATCTATGATCCAGGTACTGAATTTCGCTGTTGCCCCGGAATTTCGGCAGCAGGGAATCGGTCGCCAGATGGTACAACGGGTGATCGACAAGCTCTCGCAGCAACGACGCCGGGAAATTGTTCTGGAAGTCCGTGAAACCAATCTTTCGGCCCAGCTGTTCTTCCGAAAAATGGATTTCCGCGCCGTTTCAGTGCTGCGGAATTATTTCGAAGACGCCGGGGAGGATGCTTATGTCCTCCAGTATCGCCTGCAGCGGACCGAACAGGAGTTTGCTCCTGGCCTATCTCCCAAGAACCGGATCACGAACTACCTGGACGCCTCCGACGCTGCCTGAAACTGACAGCACATGATTGAACTCTCGCACGGCGAAGCAACACAGAGTCCTGAGACGCCTGCGATTCAGCTGCGCGGAGTTCGTGTTCATAATCTGAAAAACATCGACCTGGACCTGCCTCTGCAGCAACTGGTGACAGTTTGTGGCGTCAGTGGTTCAGGCAAAACCAGCCTCGCCTTTGACACCCTCTATGCGGAAGGGCAAAGACGCTACCTCGAAACCCTCTCCCCAGCAGCACGTCAGTTCATTCACCAGTTGCCCAAGCCGGACGCAGACCGGATTACCCGAATCCCACCCACGGTCGCTCTCAAACAGAATGCCGGACGACGCGCTGCTACAGGTAAAACACTGGAACCGAACGTCGGCATTGAATCCGGTATTCAGAATTACTTCCGCCTGCTGTTCAGCACCCTGGGAGAGGTCATCTGCTCAAACTGCCAGATCCCCGTCAAACCACAATCCCCGGAATCGGTCCTCGCTTTCATTTACAGCCTGCCTGAACAGACACGATTCCAGATCTGCTTTCCTTTGGGATCCATTTCTGATCGACCGACCGACAAACTGCTGGCCGAACTGATTCAGCAGGGCCTGACGCGCGCGATCATTAATCACCAGTCCTGTAAGCTCGACGCAATGGGAAACAACAGCTCGATCACGAATGACTGCCTGATCGTACTCGATCGCCTCAGCACACGTAAAGCAGATGATCAGCGTATCCTGGAAAGCCTGGAGCTGGCATTTGCCGAATCTGCAGGTACAGCAACATTACTGGCAGAGCAGCTACCAGCAAGCCAACCGAAGGACACACCATTCATTGTTGATGAGCAGGAATGGTACCGTTGTGATTTCTTCTCCAGCCTCACCTGCACGCGATGCCAGGAGACTTACCTGAAGCCTGAGCCACAGCTCTTTAATTTCTTCAGCCAGATGGGTGCCTGCCCAGTCTGCCGGGGTACAGGCACAGATCCTCAGTCAGGCGAACTCTCCTGTGGTTCATGCCAGGGAAGTCGCCTTAACTCCGCGGCCCGTGCCGTCCGGATAGCAGATTTGAACATTGACGAATTGGGGGCACAAACGATACCCCAGATCAATTCCTGGTTGAGTCACCTTGATTCAAGTTCCACGGCAACTTCGCTAGTCAGGGAGATCACAAATCGACTGCAGACACTGGAAGACCTGGGCATCGGCTACCTGTCCCTCAATCGCCGTCGCTCCACGCTTTCCAGCGGAGAGCAGCAACGAATCGCACTCACTGCCGTTCTCAGCTCGAACCTCGTCAACACACTTTATATTCTGGACGAACCCTCTTCGGGCCTGCATCCAGCTGACAGCCAGCGCGTGATTTCGATACTGCAGCAATTACGAGACCTCAACAACAGCCTGGTCATCGTAGAGCATGATCCGGAATTCATTCGTGCCTCAGACCACATCGTCGAACTCGGCCCCGGAGCCGGCAGAGCAGGGGGAGAACTCGTTTTCCAGGGTTCAATTGCCGAAATGCAACACGCGACTGACTCGCCGACCAGCCGTTTTCTCAACTCAACTCATTCCAATGACTTTGGATCCCAGCCCGGAAAACAACCGAGCGGATCGATCACCATTATGGGATGCACAAGAAACAATCTCCAGAAAATCTCAGTTACTTTTCCGCTGGGGCAACTCTGCATCGTTACCGGTATCAGCGGAAGCGGCAAAAGCAGTCTGGTCGAGCAGACCCTGTTCCCCAGCCTCACCAGCGCACTAACTGAAGAGCCCCTATCAGCCCCGGAAGCAGGTTATGAATCAACCTCTGGAACAGATCAGATCGACGAGGTTATCCTGCTGGATCAATCTCTGATCGGCCAGACTCCCCGCAGCATCCCCGCGACCTACCTGAATCTGTTTGATGAAATCCGCAGCATCTTTGCCCAGACCGCTGACGCGAGACTGCGAAACCTGACAGCCAAAGACTTCAGCTTCAACAGTAAAAGCGGGGGCCGTTGCCCTGAATGCAAAGGTACCGGCTTCATCGAAATCGACCTGCAGTTCCTGGCAGATCTGACTATGGAGTGCCAGTCCTGCCACGGACAACGCTATCAACGCGAACTTCTGGAGATAAAATATCGCAAACTGAGCATCGCAGATGTTCTGAAAATGACCGTCGATGAGGCATTCCCCTTTTTCCGGGGACAGGCGTCTTTGCAGAAAAAACTAAAGCAACTCAAAGATGTGGGACTGGGTTATATACCCCTGGGTCAGCCACTCCCATCCCTTTCCGGTGGAGAATGTCAGCGACTCAAACTGGCAGCTTACCTCACGACCAGCAGTCGTAAACGCACACTGTTCCTGATGAATGAGCCAAGTCGAGGCCTACATCCCCTTGATATACAATACCTGCTCAATTGCTTTGAATACCTGCTGACAGCGGGACACTCCCTGATTCTGATTGAACACAACCTGCAACTCATTCGAGTTGCCGATCATATCATTGACCTGGGACCAGCCGCCGGAGAGCAGGGGGGCCAGATCGTAGTCACCGGCACACCTGCCGAAGTGGCACAGCACCCCGACTCCCTCACGGGTGCAGCACTCCAGAAGCTGAACTCTGGTTTTTAGCAATCACACTGAATCAACGTCTGCGGCGTTGACCCTTCCCTTTTTTGCCGCCCCTGCTGGATGATTTTCCTGACGCTGACTTGGTTGCTTTGCCTCCCGACTTTTTCAGATCGTCAATTCGGTCTCGCAAGAGTGCCGCCCGCTCGAACTCCAGTTTCTCCGCTGCTTCAAGCATTTCGCTTTCCAGTTCATTGAGAAACTCCTGGGTAATGTATTCCGACTCGTCCGAAAAGCCGACTGACTCCCGCACAAACTGGCGTGCCTCAATTTCGTCTTCAATTCCCCGCTTAATTGCTTTGCGAATCGTTTCCGGAGTGATGTTGTGCTCGCGGTTGTACTCTTCCTGAATCGCACGGCGACGGTCCGTTTCCTGAATCGCACTCTGCATACTGGGAGTCACTCGATCTGCATAGAGAATCACCTCAGCATTCACGTGTCGTGCCGAACGTCCGATTGTCTGAATCAGACTCGTTTCACTTCGTAGAAAGCCTTCCTTATCAGCATCCAGAATGGCGACCAGTGACACTTCCGGAATATCCAGTCCTTCGCGCAACAGGTTGATCCCCACAACCACATCATACTTCTGCTCGCGGAGCCCCCGCAGAATT
This genomic stretch from Gimesia sp. harbors:
- a CDS encoding PhoPQ-activated protein PqaA family protein, with translation MLYRTCILLLILSFNLVLPAAENVNLRTRPVEAKEVPEAFFNYIQKEEPEYKWEIHDSLSHDGVTAYPVELTSQTWQGHTWKHWLYIFEPDQVRINNKVLLFVTGGSNGSRPNEKRLKPAFLLAKTTGARIALLTQVPNQPLFDGKKEDDLITETWLQYLKTGDENWPLLFPMAKSAVKAMDAIQEIAREHRNIEIDGFVITGASKRGWTSWLTPVVDKRIIATAPIVIDTLNFRKQMKHQIATWGKYSVQIIDYTSKGLIVEGVESPREKHLRLMMDPYTYRHQLTLPKLLVNGTNDPYWVVDAMKFYWSDLVGPKYILQVPNAGHDLGNGVEYALQTIAAFFIHAATGQELPNISWDNSNDYELTLTCDSKPTRVRIWSAYSDDKDFRDAQWSSQDVAPEDNGYLAEINKPDKGHVAYYMEAIYHINNIPYSLCTITTAK
- the rimI gene encoding ribosomal protein S18-alanine N-acetyltransferase, producing MSLNQPPNQDLMVQIRWLIRRDMPEVLRIEEESFEYTWSEEYFLSCLRQRNCIGMVAEHNHQIVGFMIYELHKSMIQVLNFAVAPEFRQQGIGRQMVQRVIDKLSQQRRREIVLEVRETNLSAQLFFRKMDFRAVSVLRNYFEDAGEDAYVLQYRLQRTEQEFAPGLSPKNRITNYLDASDAA
- a CDS encoding excinuclease ABC subunit UvrA; the protein is MIELSHGEATQSPETPAIQLRGVRVHNLKNIDLDLPLQQLVTVCGVSGSGKTSLAFDTLYAEGQRRYLETLSPAARQFIHQLPKPDADRITRIPPTVALKQNAGRRAATGKTLEPNVGIESGIQNYFRLLFSTLGEVICSNCQIPVKPQSPESVLAFIYSLPEQTRFQICFPLGSISDRPTDKLLAELIQQGLTRAIINHQSCKLDAMGNNSSITNDCLIVLDRLSTRKADDQRILESLELAFAESAGTATLLAEQLPASQPKDTPFIVDEQEWYRCDFFSSLTCTRCQETYLKPEPQLFNFFSQMGACPVCRGTGTDPQSGELSCGSCQGSRLNSAARAVRIADLNIDELGAQTIPQINSWLSHLDSSSTATSLVREITNRLQTLEDLGIGYLSLNRRRSTLSSGEQQRIALTAVLSSNLVNTLYILDEPSSGLHPADSQRVISILQQLRDLNNSLVIVEHDPEFIRASDHIVELGPGAGRAGGELVFQGSIAEMQHATDSPTSRFLNSTHSNDFGSQPGKQPSGSITIMGCTRNNLQKISVTFPLGQLCIVTGISGSGKSSLVEQTLFPSLTSALTEEPLSAPEAGYESTSGTDQIDEVILLDQSLIGQTPRSIPATYLNLFDEIRSIFAQTADARLRNLTAKDFSFNSKSGGRCPECKGTGFIEIDLQFLADLTMECQSCHGQRYQRELLEIKYRKLSIADVLKMTVDEAFPFFRGQASLQKKLKQLKDVGLGYIPLGQPLPSLSGGECQRLKLAAYLTTSSRKRTLFLMNEPSRGLHPLDIQYLLNCFEYLLTAGHSLILIEHNLQLIRVADHIIDLGPAAGEQGGQIVVTGTPAEVAQHPDSLTGAALQKLNSGF